In one Pseudodesulfovibrio tunisiensis genomic region, the following are encoded:
- a CDS encoding ATP-binding protein: MSPDSKIFSTTSRPGLVPTVAAYSVIVLVTLLAFGLVVFQSLSDITNLATNTRDAVLPEVISRQRTAVNLERLGRFAETVYQSRSRQVRRQFKLAARILSQDSVFEKDARVNSTVLEAYSDIDSIYKFRLAQDDAQAKADEIIRTFLPGGADSRILESLPDSITLVNLLYRTDKANTMQELKQQKKLLLQFIPQLGQLSGPQDALLAKAKTYLALRTQVLADEDKCRSLWKRVNRNLEQLADNLSINAAVTASDSFTMISANAARVQYTTLAGFGFFLLILLVLVYFTSRNLVKPIVSYVHGLRSMENGSPLTQPRARIREMDEIRAAVEHTGKLMSALAERTQQLERANENMAREVQDRIRTEAELARAKDAAEAADRAKSDFLAGMSHEIRTPMNTILGMADLMLETNPTNEQRQYIEIFQSSGEMLLGIINDVLDLSKIEAGQIRLETTTVDLKSLIERTRSLVEARVHKKGLRLRIEIDPDLPERFLGDPFRIRQVLVNLIDNGVKFTEDGEVVLSVTHEPGAPDNALTFSVSDTGIGIPEEAQTEIFERFTQADSSTTREYGGTGLGLAISRKLVHLMGGELLLQSTPGKGARFHFSLTPELVEMPAELPPEPTESVEELRDLLSHRAPLVLVAEDSESNQALIELYLKNAGCGIEFAENGQEALEKFIAGHYDLVLMDIQMPVMDGYESTRMIREYEEANALPPTPIIAVTANAFTEDRNKCRQAGCTSYLSKPVSKASVLRTVARFAARRE, from the coding sequence TTGAGTCCTGACAGCAAGATATTCTCGACGACCTCGCGCCCCGGCCTTGTTCCGACCGTGGCAGCCTACTCCGTCATCGTTCTGGTCACGCTGCTTGCCTTCGGTCTGGTGGTATTCCAATCCCTGTCCGACATCACGAATCTGGCCACGAACACGCGGGACGCCGTGCTGCCCGAGGTCATCAGCCGCCAGCGGACCGCCGTGAATCTGGAACGTCTGGGCCGGTTCGCGGAAACCGTATACCAATCCCGCTCCCGGCAGGTCAGACGACAATTCAAGCTGGCCGCCCGCATCCTGTCCCAGGACTCGGTGTTCGAAAAGGACGCCCGGGTCAACAGTACTGTGCTGGAGGCATATTCGGACATTGATTCCATCTACAAATTCCGGCTTGCACAGGATGACGCGCAAGCCAAGGCGGACGAAATAATCCGCACGTTCCTGCCCGGCGGAGCGGACAGCCGAATTCTCGAATCCCTGCCCGACAGCATCACGCTGGTCAATCTGCTCTACAGGACGGACAAGGCCAACACCATGCAGGAACTGAAGCAGCAGAAGAAGCTGCTGCTTCAGTTCATTCCGCAGCTCGGCCAACTCTCCGGACCTCAGGACGCCCTGCTGGCCAAGGCCAAGACCTATCTCGCCCTGCGTACCCAGGTCCTTGCGGATGAGGACAAATGCCGCTCGCTCTGGAAACGCGTGAATCGGAATCTGGAACAGCTCGCCGACAATCTCTCGATCAATGCGGCGGTCACGGCCAGCGACAGCTTCACCATGATCTCGGCCAACGCGGCCAGAGTCCAATATACCACGCTTGCCGGTTTCGGCTTTTTCCTGCTCATCCTTCTCGTGCTCGTGTATTTCACCAGCCGAAACCTCGTGAAGCCCATTGTTTCCTATGTCCATGGCCTGCGCAGCATGGAAAACGGTTCCCCGCTGACCCAGCCCAGAGCGCGCATCCGGGAAATGGATGAAATCCGCGCGGCAGTGGAACATACGGGCAAGCTCATGTCCGCGCTGGCCGAACGGACGCAACAGCTTGAAAGAGCCAACGAGAACATGGCCCGGGAGGTGCAGGACCGGATCAGGACCGAAGCCGAACTGGCCCGGGCCAAGGATGCCGCAGAAGCGGCGGACCGGGCAAAAAGCGATTTTCTGGCAGGCATGAGCCATGAAATCCGTACGCCCATGAACACCATTCTGGGCATGGCCGACCTCATGCTGGAAACAAATCCGACAAATGAGCAGCGACAATACATTGAAATATTTCAGTCTTCCGGCGAGATGCTCCTCGGCATCATCAATGACGTCCTCGACCTGTCCAAGATCGAGGCGGGCCAGATACGACTGGAGACCACGACCGTCGACCTGAAATCCCTGATCGAACGCACCCGCTCCCTTGTCGAGGCCAGAGTGCACAAGAAGGGACTGCGGCTGCGCATTGAAATCGATCCCGACCTGCCGGAACGGTTCCTTGGCGACCCGTTTCGCATCCGGCAGGTTCTGGTCAACCTCATCGACAACGGCGTCAAATTCACGGAAGACGGCGAGGTTGTCCTGAGCGTCACACACGAACCGGGCGCACCGGACAACGCGCTGACCTTCTCGGTCTCGGACACGGGCATCGGCATTCCCGAAGAGGCCCAGACCGAAATATTCGAACGCTTCACCCAGGCGGATTCCTCCACCACGCGCGAATATGGCGGAACCGGACTGGGGCTCGCCATATCGCGCAAGCTCGTCCACCTCATGGGCGGTGAACTGCTCCTGCAAAGCACCCCGGGCAAGGGGGCCCGGTTCCATTTCTCCCTGACCCCGGAGCTCGTGGAAATGCCGGCGGAACTTCCTCCGGAGCCCACGGAAAGCGTGGAGGAACTTCGGGACCTGCTCAGCCATCGCGCTCCCTTGGTGCTCGTTGCCGAGGATTCGGAAAGCAACCAGGCACTTATCGAACTCTACCTGAAAAATGCAGGCTGCGGCATCGAGTTCGCGGAGAACGGTCAGGAAGCCTTGGAGAAATTCATTGCCGGACATTACGATCTTGTGCTCATGGACATCCAGATGCCGGTAATGGACGGGTATGAATCCACTCGCATGATCCGCGAATACGAGGAGGCCAATGCTCTGCCTCCCACCCCGATCATCGCAGTCACGGCAAACGCCTTCACCGAAGACCGGAACAAATGCCGCCAGGCAGGATGCACCTCCTATCTTTCCAAGCCGGTAAGCAAGGCAAGCGTACTGCGAACCGTGGCGCGCTTCGCAGCACGACGGGAATGA
- a CDS encoding transporter substrate-binding domain-containing protein, whose amino-acid sequence MSFVRALAVLLFLSLGSIPTARAEGMLKVVTEGAYPPFNYLDEQGHPAGFDVDIARALCQAMDVDCRILAADWDDLLPGLAQGRYDMIVASMASTPERERVADFTDDYYRSRSMFVARQGIPFTQTPEGLAGKKLAAQSGTVQAEYLEHHFSRLSQVMLTDTLDMALDMLVRQKVDAVLTDSLVIFSFLQSPDGKRFDFAGTALPVDDPSSKAKIAVCKGNDSLRQRLNSALREIRLNGTYDQINRKYFPFSIY is encoded by the coding sequence ATGTCTTTTGTCCGTGCACTGGCGGTGCTCCTGTTTCTGTCTCTCGGCAGCATCCCCACGGCCCGAGCCGAGGGAATGCTCAAGGTGGTGACAGAAGGAGCCTATCCGCCCTTCAACTATCTGGATGAACAGGGACATCCGGCCGGATTCGACGTGGACATAGCCCGCGCCCTGTGTCAGGCCATGGACGTTGACTGCCGGATTCTCGCGGCCGACTGGGACGACCTGCTTCCGGGACTGGCGCAGGGGCGTTACGACATGATCGTGGCAAGCATGGCCAGCACGCCGGAGCGGGAACGCGTGGCCGATTTCACGGACGACTACTACCGCTCGCGTTCCATGTTCGTGGCCCGGCAGGGGATTCCCTTCACCCAGACTCCCGAAGGACTTGCCGGGAAAAAGCTTGCCGCACAATCCGGCACGGTGCAGGCCGAATATCTTGAACACCATTTCAGCAGACTGTCTCAAGTCATGCTCACGGACACTCTGGATATGGCACTGGACATGCTTGTACGACAGAAAGTGGACGCCGTGCTCACGGACAGTCTGGTAATATTCAGTTTTCTCCAGTCCCCGGACGGCAAACGTTTCGACTTCGCCGGCACGGCCCTGCCTGTCGACGACCCCTCCAGCAAGGCCAAGATAGCCGTTTGCAAGGGGAATGATTCCCTGCGCCAACGCCTGAACTCGGCGCTCCGGGAAATACGCCTGAACGGCACCTATGATCAGATCAATCGCAAGTATTTTCCGTTCAGCATCTACTGA
- a CDS encoding PAS domain-containing sensor histidine kinase has product MVGFGVICLLGVIGTLHRIRRIGTSFRDRNLLLQMLIDSISSPIFYKSREGVYLGGNEAFYRMLGRTAEEVVGRTVFEVAPPELAEIYYKADQELYESGGTQRYETRVRFADNEVRDVLFTKSLFHDGAGKVAGLIGVMVDISRRKKAELDLQQAYGLLEARVEERTRELARAESEARQQRDYLHLIIESLGHGLLVINARDYRILLANSSARKYGDPLGKRCHEVAHGSSVPCATEGHTCPLDEVVRTGKPVVVEHIHELPVSGTQYVEVHAHPVFDDNGEVSAIIENCLDITERKQAEMAMVEARDMAERTSSLMSEFLTTVSHELRTPLTSVQGFAKLIARNFDTHFMPLCVGEAELTRRALRIRENLNIILSEGDRLIHLVNENLDLSRLESGRAIWSMEKSRPAEMAERAVMSMRVLLDDSGLEFSVEAASDLPDIECDPDRIHQVLVNLLSNAVKFTPRGSVRIEVAAVEEGVRFSVRDTGPGIPEAEYENVFSKFGQLGNKLTEKPQGTGLGLPICREIVRRHGGFIWVESEVGKGSEFVFVLPLVPPERLQEQD; this is encoded by the coding sequence ATGGTCGGTTTCGGCGTCATCTGTCTTCTGGGCGTGATTGGGACGCTGCATCGCATACGACGCATCGGAACCTCCTTCCGGGATCGGAACCTGCTGCTCCAGATGCTTATCGACAGCATTTCCAGTCCCATATTCTACAAGTCGCGGGAAGGAGTGTACCTTGGCGGCAACGAGGCCTTCTACCGCATGCTTGGCAGGACAGCCGAGGAAGTCGTGGGCAGGACCGTGTTCGAGGTGGCCCCCCCGGAGTTGGCGGAGATATATTACAAGGCCGATCAGGAATTGTACGAGAGCGGCGGGACCCAACGGTATGAAACCAGGGTCCGCTTTGCGGATAATGAAGTGCGCGACGTGTTGTTCACCAAGTCCCTGTTTCATGACGGCGCGGGAAAGGTGGCGGGATTGATCGGCGTCATGGTGGACATCTCGCGGCGCAAGAAGGCGGAGCTGGACTTGCAGCAGGCTTACGGCCTGCTGGAGGCGCGTGTGGAAGAACGGACCCGCGAGCTGGCTCGGGCCGAGAGCGAGGCGAGGCAGCAGCGGGATTACCTGCATCTGATCATCGAATCTTTGGGTCACGGCCTGCTCGTCATCAATGCTCGGGACTACCGCATCCTGCTCGCCAACTCTTCGGCGCGCAAATACGGCGATCCTCTGGGAAAGCGGTGTCACGAGGTGGCGCACGGCAGCTCGGTGCCGTGCGCGACGGAGGGGCACACCTGCCCGCTGGATGAAGTGGTTCGGACCGGAAAGCCGGTGGTCGTGGAACACATCCATGAATTGCCTGTTTCCGGGACGCAGTATGTGGAGGTACACGCGCATCCTGTCTTCGACGACAACGGTGAAGTGAGCGCCATCATTGAAAACTGTCTGGACATCACCGAGCGCAAGCAGGCCGAGATGGCCATGGTCGAGGCCCGGGACATGGCTGAACGGACCAGCTCGCTCATGTCCGAGTTCCTGACGACCGTGTCGCATGAACTGCGAACCCCGCTGACCTCGGTTCAGGGATTCGCCAAGCTCATCGCCAGAAATTTCGATACGCACTTCATGCCCCTGTGCGTCGGGGAGGCGGAATTGACCCGGCGGGCGCTGCGCATTCGGGAGAACCTGAACATCATCCTTTCCGAGGGAGACAGGCTCATTCATCTGGTCAACGAAAATCTCGATCTTTCCAGGTTGGAATCGGGCCGGGCCATCTGGAGCATGGAAAAGAGTCGACCAGCCGAGATGGCGGAACGCGCTGTCATGTCCATGCGCGTGCTGCTGGATGATTCCGGGCTTGAGTTTTCCGTGGAAGCGGCTTCGGACCTGCCGGACATCGAGTGCGATCCGGACCGGATTCATCAGGTGCTGGTGAATCTGCTTTCCAATGCCGTGAAGTTCACGCCTCGTGGCAGTGTGCGCATCGAGGTCGCTGCGGTGGAAGAGGGGGTTCGGTTCAGTGTTCGCGATACCGGGCCGGGCATTCCGGAAGCCGAGTACGAAAACGTGTTCAGCAAATTCGGCCAGCTTGGAAACAAGTTGACGGAAAAGCCGCAGGGGACCGGGCTGGGGTTGCCCATCTGCCGGGAGATCGTGCGCCGTCACGGCGGATTCATCTGGGTGGAAAGCGAAGTGGGCAAGGGAAGCGAGTTCGTCTTTGTCCTGCCGCTGGTCCCGCCGGAAAGGCTTCAGGAGCAGGACTGA
- a CDS encoding DinB family protein → MQRSDARINVEAQAENLDEMRKDLLSSVEGLPLRVLNHCNAGHWSPLMVIEHLILAEQSVLREPFNDFSETLPSGASLLASLKCSGVGLALRWRIPVPLASPDMMPSGALPLGALASMWGENLAWLRQYAQQATNAELRYPNFHHPVAGQLTMEQALRLAVLHARAHEQQLARAVRHGLSAAQSCS, encoded by the coding sequence ATGCAACGCAGTGATGCCCGAATCAATGTCGAGGCGCAGGCCGAAAACCTCGATGAAATGCGCAAGGACCTGCTCTCCTCGGTAGAGGGCCTCCCCCTGCGCGTGCTGAACCATTGCAACGCAGGACACTGGTCGCCGCTCATGGTAATCGAACACCTGATTCTGGCGGAACAATCCGTGCTCCGCGAGCCTTTCAACGATTTTTCCGAGACGCTCCCCAGCGGAGCTTCCCTGCTCGCCTCCCTGAAATGCTCGGGAGTCGGGCTTGCCCTGCGCTGGCGCATCCCGGTCCCGCTGGCATCGCCGGACATGATGCCCTCCGGCGCATTGCCACTCGGGGCACTCGCCTCCATGTGGGGAGAAAATCTCGCATGGCTTCGACAATATGCCCAGCAGGCAACGAACGCGGAATTGCGTTACCCGAACTTTCATCATCCCGTTGCGGGCCAGCTCACCATGGAACAGGCCTTGCGCCTGGCGGTGCTGCATGCCAGAGCGCACGAACAGCAGCTTGCCCGGGCCGTTCGCCACGGACTGTCCGCAGCTCAGTCCTGCTCCTGA
- a CDS encoding AMP-binding protein: MNSTDIQTLKEVLEAAAERFRDRPAFSFVGGQSLTFSEFAERVAGVQTLLRNQGIRPGDKVAIIGENMPNWGAAYFAVTTMGAIIVPILQEFHETAVHHIIRHSEAKAAFASRRFLHKVEEGNLPDLETLFVLDDFSIPGSEEPETTFGEAVAAAREQMNKWGEAARKLMDRGKPFEISPDDVAAILYTSGTTGHSKGVILTHRNIVSNALAGQSMVDIRDDDRMLSVLPMAHTYECTLGLVLPVLCGVAVYYLQKPPSPRTLLPAMAEIKPTFLLIVPLIIEKIYRNRIRPKLSGKGLVGSIMRLGAARKKLFQVAGRKLLDAFGGELRCMCIGGAALSPEVEEFLAEAGMPYAIGYGMTEAAPMLAGIGPGRQKLRSCGPPVPGVQLMLENPDPKTGEGEILAKGPNIMQGYYKAPKDTEDTFTEDGWLKTGDLGYFDQDGYCFIRGRIKNVIIGPSGENIYPEEVESVINACDYVLESLVFSRENQLFARVHLNYDALDEAFGVGKMIESKVREKVQSMLEDIRKRVNKKVSSFARVQRIMEQAEPFEKTPTQKIKRFLYLDKHDTER, encoded by the coding sequence GTGAATTCAACAGATATCCAGACACTGAAAGAAGTGTTGGAAGCCGCTGCCGAGCGGTTCCGGGACCGTCCCGCCTTTTCCTTTGTGGGCGGTCAGTCCCTTACGTTCTCCGAATTTGCGGAGCGCGTCGCCGGAGTGCAAACCCTGTTGCGCAATCAGGGCATCCGCCCGGGCGACAAGGTGGCCATCATCGGCGAAAACATGCCCAACTGGGGCGCGGCCTATTTCGCAGTCACCACCATGGGCGCGATCATTGTTCCCATTCTTCAGGAATTCCACGAGACTGCGGTACACCACATCATTCGCCACTCCGAGGCCAAGGCCGCGTTTGCATCCAGACGCTTTCTCCACAAGGTGGAGGAGGGCAACCTGCCGGATCTGGAAACCCTGTTCGTGCTCGACGACTTTTCCATTCCGGGCAGCGAAGAGCCGGAAACCACCTTTGGCGAGGCAGTGGCCGCGGCCCGCGAGCAGATGAACAAATGGGGCGAAGCCGCGCGCAAGCTCATGGACAGAGGCAAACCATTCGAAATCAGCCCGGACGACGTGGCCGCCATTCTCTATACCTCGGGCACCACGGGCCATTCCAAGGGCGTCATCCTGACCCACCGGAACATCGTTTCCAACGCCCTTGCAGGCCAATCCATGGTGGACATCCGGGACGATGACCGCATGCTGTCGGTTCTGCCCATGGCGCATACCTACGAATGCACTCTGGGGCTGGTCCTGCCCGTACTCTGCGGCGTGGCGGTCTACTATCTCCAGAAGCCGCCGAGCCCCCGCACCCTGCTTCCGGCCATGGCCGAAATCAAGCCGACGTTCCTGCTCATCGTTCCGCTCATCATTGAAAAAATCTATCGCAACCGCATCAGACCGAAGCTTTCGGGCAAGGGACTGGTCGGCAGCATCATGCGTCTGGGAGCGGCCCGGAAAAAACTGTTTCAGGTGGCAGGCAGGAAACTGCTCGATGCCTTTGGCGGCGAACTCCGGTGCATGTGCATAGGTGGCGCGGCCCTGTCCCCGGAAGTGGAGGAATTCCTGGCCGAGGCCGGAATGCCCTACGCCATCGGGTACGGCATGACCGAAGCCGCGCCCATGCTGGCGGGCATCGGCCCGGGACGGCAGAAGCTCCGTTCCTGCGGCCCCCCGGTTCCGGGCGTACAGCTCATGCTGGAGAATCCGGACCCCAAGACCGGGGAAGGCGAAATTCTGGCCAAGGGTCCGAACATCATGCAGGGCTACTACAAGGCGCCCAAGGATACCGAGGACACCTTCACCGAGGACGGCTGGCTCAAGACCGGCGACCTCGGCTATTTCGATCAGGACGGATACTGTTTCATCCGCGGACGCATCAAGAACGTGATCATCGGCCCCAGCGGGGAAAACATCTACCCCGAAGAAGTGGAGTCCGTGATCAATGCCTGCGACTATGTGCTGGAATCACTGGTCTTCAGCCGGGAGAACCAGCTCTTCGCCCGCGTCCATCTCAATTACGATGCTCTGGACGAGGCCTTCGGCGTAGGCAAGATGATCGAATCCAAGGTGCGCGAAAAGGTGCAATCCATGCTTGAGGACATCCGCAAGCGCGTGAACAAGAAGGTTTCCTCCTTTGCCCGGGTGCAGCGCATCATGGAACAGGCCGAACCCTTTGAAAAGACACCGACGCAGAAGATCAAGCGTTTCCTGTATCTGGACAAGCACGATACCGAACGGTAG
- a CDS encoding hybrid sensor histidine kinase/response regulator, translating into MDISGQKRTEKALAESEERLSLAVKGGDLGFWDWDIESDELVFNERWAEMLEYEFDELRERFDIWERRLHPDDREAAQAAIWNHVAGKAPEYRAEFRLKVRSGGWRWFVGQGRISSRSPDGRPLRMTGVMYDINERKMTEQGLTMINECMLGFGPDPEENLERLTDLAGKILQADAAFYNRPDAPPYCWTNTWAPDLKREWAPLEKGHISESLFSSRGQKTIVLHNLQDSRFASTDPDVNAFGLRAYAGQAVMIEDRPVAVLATLFRRDFKPNNSNLRLFGIIVGAMRVEEERRMAKEQIVKARDSAEHANRSKSEFLANMSHEIRTPLNGIFGMLQLVRGSELDEEQAEYVETALNSGRNLLRVINDVLDFSKMEAGMLLFENEPFNIGSTIREVMDTFTVAAREKDLRLDISLDKDMPEVLIGDEARIRQVLFNLLGNAIKFTNKGEVSVRAFTLPAPDGKQALHLTITDTGIGIPPDKIQQVFTAFSQADGSHARRYGGTGLGLGIVHRLVSLMGGHIHVDSEPGQGTSIHVFMLVSPGDGKLAPAKITTTPGRDPAAAMTVLLAEDERVNRISVTRQLEKMGHSVICAENGPTVLDKLRKNQVDVVLMDIQMPGMDGLEVTGILRSDPEFAALADVPIVALTAHAMKGDREKFLAAGMDDYLAKPVEFSDLAAILAEIRPRKQV; encoded by the coding sequence ATGGACATATCAGGCCAGAAACGCACGGAAAAAGCCCTTGCCGAAAGCGAAGAACGCCTGTCACTGGCCGTGAAGGGCGGAGACCTCGGATTCTGGGACTGGGATATCGAGTCCGACGAACTCGTTTTCAACGAACGATGGGCCGAAATGCTGGAATACGAATTCGACGAACTGCGCGAACGGTTCGACATCTGGGAGCGCAGGCTGCACCCGGACGACCGCGAGGCGGCTCAGGCAGCCATCTGGAATCATGTGGCTGGCAAGGCCCCGGAATACCGCGCCGAATTCCGGCTCAAGGTCCGATCCGGCGGCTGGCGGTGGTTTGTGGGACAGGGACGCATCTCCAGCCGTAGCCCGGATGGGCGCCCCCTGCGCATGACCGGTGTCATGTACGACATCAACGAGCGCAAGATGACCGAGCAGGGCCTGACCATGATCAACGAGTGCATGCTGGGATTCGGCCCGGACCCGGAGGAGAATCTGGAACGCCTGACCGATCTGGCCGGGAAAATACTTCAGGCGGACGCGGCGTTCTACAACAGGCCGGATGCGCCACCGTACTGCTGGACCAATACATGGGCCCCGGACCTGAAACGGGAATGGGCTCCTCTGGAAAAGGGACACATCTCCGAATCCCTGTTTTCCTCCCGGGGACAGAAGACCATTGTCCTGCACAATCTGCAGGACTCCCGCTTCGCCTCGACCGACCCCGACGTCAACGCCTTCGGGCTACGGGCCTATGCAGGACAGGCCGTCATGATCGAGGATCGTCCGGTCGCGGTTCTCGCCACCCTGTTCCGTCGCGATTTCAAACCGAACAACAGCAACCTGCGACTGTTCGGCATCATTGTCGGGGCCATGCGCGTGGAAGAGGAACGCCGCATGGCCAAGGAACAGATCGTCAAGGCCAGAGACAGCGCGGAACACGCCAACCGCTCCAAGAGCGAATTTCTGGCCAACATGAGCCACGAAATACGCACGCCCCTGAACGGCATATTCGGCATGCTGCAACTCGTACGCGGCTCCGAGCTTGACGAGGAACAGGCGGAATACGTGGAAACCGCCCTGAATTCCGGAAGAAACCTGCTGCGGGTCATCAACGACGTGCTCGACTTCTCCAAGATGGAAGCCGGCATGCTCCTGTTTGAAAACGAACCCTTCAACATCGGCTCGACCATTCGCGAGGTCATGGACACCTTTACCGTGGCGGCACGGGAAAAGGACCTCCGCCTTGACATCTCCCTGGACAAGGACATGCCCGAAGTCCTGATCGGAGACGAAGCGCGCATCAGACAGGTTCTGTTCAACCTGCTGGGCAATGCCATCAAATTCACGAACAAGGGCGAGGTCTCGGTCAGGGCCTTCACGCTTCCGGCACCTGACGGAAAGCAGGCTCTGCACCTCACGATCACGGACACGGGAATCGGCATTCCCCCGGACAAGATTCAACAGGTGTTCACGGCCTTTTCCCAGGCGGACGGATCCCATGCCAGACGATACGGCGGCACGGGGCTGGGGCTTGGCATCGTTCACCGGCTCGTCAGCCTCATGGGCGGACACATCCACGTGGACAGCGAACCGGGACAGGGCACCAGCATCCACGTCTTCATGCTGGTGTCTCCGGGAGACGGCAAACTCGCCCCCGCGAAAATCACCACCACGCCCGGACGCGATCCCGCAGCGGCCATGACCGTTCTGCTGGCCGAGGACGAACGCGTCAACCGCATTTCCGTGACCCGCCAACTTGAAAAGATGGGGCACTCGGTAATCTGCGCGGAAAACGGGCCGACCGTGCTGGACAAACTTCGAAAGAATCAGGTGGATGTGGTGCTCATGGACATCCAGATGCCGGGCATGGATGGGCTTGAGGTCACCGGAATACTACGAAGCGATCCGGAATTCGCCGCCCTTGCCGATGTGCCCATAGTTGCGCTCACGGCCCACGCCATGAAGGGAGACAGGGAAAAATTTCTGGCTGCGGGCATGGACGATTATCTGGCGAAACCCGTGGAATTTTCCGATCTGGCCGCGATTCTGGCCGAAATCCGCCCGCGAAAGCAGGTCTGA
- a CDS encoding AzlD domain-containing protein: MDETTLFLTITGMTLVTCGPRILPVLALTSRPLPAPVVRWLSFVPAAVLSAMLAPALLVHDGAIALNTDNYYLWAAIPAFLVAWKTRSFFGTVALGMALVAGARHFFG; this comes from the coding sequence ATGGATGAAACGACACTCTTCCTGACCATCACGGGCATGACACTGGTCACCTGCGGACCGAGAATCCTTCCTGTGCTGGCATTGACCTCCCGGCCTCTTCCGGCTCCGGTGGTGCGCTGGCTCTCCTTCGTGCCCGCGGCAGTGCTGTCGGCCATGCTCGCCCCGGCCCTGCTGGTCCACGATGGCGCCATTGCCCTGAATACGGACAACTACTACCTGTGGGCCGCGATTCCGGCCTTTCTTGTCGCCTGGAAGACACGCAGCTTTTTCGGCACGGTTGCTCTGGGCATGGCACTGGTCGCCGGAGCCAGACACTTTTTCGGCTGA
- a CDS encoding AzlC family ABC transporter permease — protein MSAHTAVKTQTTNQALLSALQHCSPVIMGFLPVGAAFGVLAQKTGMSMLNTVLMSVMVYAGSSQLVAVAMLAAGLAPATIIATTFVVNLRHMLMSASLAPNLRGWKAWQLAAFGYEVTDETFALHTTRFSRGDHDTRTTFLINAICHGTWVLASWLGYAAGTAIPAVEPLGLDYALPAMFIGLLVAQTATRLHVAVAVLSGAAAVLMTLSGADNWSVILATILGATFGAGAETWMKRHSS, from the coding sequence ATGTCCGCGCACACCGCGGTGAAAACGCAAACAACCAATCAGGCGCTCCTGTCCGCGCTCCAGCACTGCTCGCCCGTGATCATGGGATTTCTGCCCGTAGGCGCGGCCTTTGGCGTGCTGGCGCAGAAAACCGGCATGTCCATGCTGAACACGGTACTCATGTCCGTCATGGTCTATGCCGGATCATCCCAGCTCGTGGCCGTGGCCATGCTGGCAGCCGGACTGGCTCCAGCCACGATCATCGCCACCACCTTCGTGGTCAACCTGCGACACATGCTCATGTCCGCCTCCCTTGCCCCGAATCTGCGGGGCTGGAAAGCATGGCAGCTCGCCGCGTTCGGCTATGAGGTCACGGACGAGACATTCGCCCTGCACACCACCCGATTTTCCCGGGGCGACCACGATACGCGAACCACGTTTCTGATCAACGCGATCTGTCACGGCACATGGGTGCTGGCCTCATGGCTCGGCTACGCGGCCGGGACCGCGATTCCGGCGGTGGAACCGCTCGGACTGGACTACGCCCTGCCCGCCATGTTCATCGGCCTGCTCGTGGCCCAGACCGCCACGCGACTGCACGTGGCCGTGGCCGTGCTATCCGGAGCGGCAGCCGTTCTCATGACCCTGAGCGGAGCGGACAACTGGAGCGTGATTCTGGCCACCATACTTGGAGCAACCTTTGGCGCGGGAGCGGAAACATGGATGAAACGACACTCTTCCTGA